Genomic segment of Microbacterium hydrocarbonoxydans:
CGGTCTCCCGCGCACTCCGGGTGGCGAGCCGTGGCCCCCGGCGGGCACGGTCGCGGCGAGTCCGCTCGTTGAGCGAGCGGAGACGCACGTTTCGTCTCGGTCGACGTCGTCGTCCTCGCTCGACGACCGAGAGGAGGCGTCGTCTGCGGTCGTCGACATCAGCACGCCGCTGAGGCGTGAGCCCACCGTCTGGAACGGCACCGCGCCCCGCCGCATACCTGCGGCGCATTCGGCATCCACCGCGACATCCGCTCGTCGCCCCAGCTGGACCCAGGCGATCGCCGGGCTGCTCGGAGCCGCAGCCCTCGGCATCCTGGCAGGCGCCGCCGTCGCGTTCGTGCGCACGCTGCTGAGCCTGCCGTTCATGCAGGACTTCCTCGCAGCGTTCCCCGGCGAGTACGAACCCGCTGTGCACGTCGAGCCCGGGTTCGCGCCGTGGATCGGATGGCAGCACTTCTTCAACGTGTTCCTGATGGTGCTGATCATCCGCTCCGGCCTCCGCATCCGCAGCGAGAAGCGTCCGACCGCGTTCTGGACTCCCCGCAACAATCCCAAGGGCAAGGTCAGCCTGACGATCTGGTTCCACCAGGCTCTCGATGTGCTGTGGCTCGTCAACGGAGTGATCTTCGTCGTGCTGCTCTTCACCACCGGGCACTGGGCGCGCATCGTGCCGACGAGCTGGGAGGTCTTCCCGAACGCGCTGTCGGCTGCTCTGCAGTACGTGTCTTTCGACTGGCCGCATGAGAACGGCTGGAACAACTACAACAGCCTGCAGCAGATCGCGTATTTCACGACCGTGTTCGTGGCCGCTCCCCTGGCCGCGGTGTCGGGATTCCGCATGTCGGGCATGTGGCCCAAGAACGCCGAGCGGCTGTCGAAGGCGTACCCGATCGAGTGGGCCCGC
This window contains:
- a CDS encoding cytochrome b/b6 domain-containing protein codes for the protein MRRGLPRTPGGEPWPPAGTVAASPLVERAETHVSSRSTSSSSLDDREEASSAVVDISTPLRREPTVWNGTAPRRIPAAHSASTATSARRPSWTQAIAGLLGAAALGILAGAAVAFVRTLLSLPFMQDFLAAFPGEYEPAVHVEPGFAPWIGWQHFFNVFLMVLIIRSGLRIRSEKRPTAFWTPRNNPKGKVSLTIWFHQALDVLWLVNGVIFVVLLFTTGHWARIVPTSWEVFPNALSAALQYVSFDWPHENGWNNYNSLQQIAYFTTVFVAAPLAAVSGFRMSGMWPKNAERLSKAYPIEWARAVHFPVMLYFVAFIVVHVALVMLTGFLRNLNHMYAAQDAVTWTGFWVFVASLVVIAAGWAAARPLVIAPIAKLFGNVSGR